The genomic interval TTCGAGCGCGCGATGACGCCCAGCGCGTTTGCTGGATCGTAGGATGTTAATTTATGCATGCTCATTCACTCCTGCCATTGGGATACATTGCTCAGCATTTTTGCCATAAGTATGTCTCTGGCCTGGCTGCTTTTGTCACCACCGCATAACAGCACGATGATGCAATTGCCCTGGTCTTTAAAATAGATTCTGTCGCCCGCCAGGCCATTTGCCAACCGAAAGAGGCGAGAAGCGATAATGGTCAAGGAGTTAGCACAAGGATAAATGGCCTGACGCTAAATCCTGAAAGCGTCTCGCAAACTAAAAAAACCCGCTTCAGTTACCGTCAGCTAATCTTTTTTTTCGGCCCAAACCTAAGGTATATTTCGCCTCTACAGGAGAAACTATGCTGCCAACTCAATCAACCCGATTAAACAAATACATTAGCGAGAGCGGGATCTGCTCACGTCGCGAGGCTGACCGTTACATTGAACAAGGTAATGTGTTCCTCAACGGCAAACGCGCCACCATCGGCGACCAGGTGGTCCCTGGCGATGTGGTTAAAGTGAATGGTCAGGTCATCGAACCGCGTGATGCTGAAGATCTGGTGTTTATCGCGTTGAACAAACCGGTTGGGATTGTCAGCACCACGGAAGACGGTGAGCGGGACAACATCGTTGATTTCGTTAACCACAGCAGCCGTATCTTCCCGATTGGCCGTCTGGATAAAGACTCTCAGGGGCTGATTTTCCTCACCAACCACGGCGATCTGGTCAACAAAATCCTGCGTGCCGGTAACGATCACGAGAAAGAGTACATTGTGACCGTCAATAAGCCGGTCACGGACGAATTTATTCGCGGTATGGGCGCCGGTGTGCCGATCCTCGGTACCGTCACGAAAAAGTGTAAAGTGAAGAAAGAAGCGCCGTTCGCGTTCCGCATTACTCTGGTGCAGGGCTTAAACCGCCAGATCCGACGCATGTGCGAGCACTTCGGTTATGAAGTGACGAAGCTGGAACGTACGCGCATCATGAACGTCAGCCTGTCCGGTATCCCGCTGGGCGAGTGGCGCGATTTAACGGATGACGAGCTGATTGAGCTGTTCAGGCTTATTGAGAACTCCTCGTCCGAAGCGAAGCCGAAGGCCAAAGCAAAACCGAAAACCCAGGCGATTAAGCGCCCGGTGGTGAAGGCGCCGCAGGCGGAAGAGAAAGGGCGAGGCAAGCCGGGCAACGGAAAACGCTTTACCCAGCCGGGGCGTAAAAAGAAAGGGCGCTGATTAGCGCCTTCCACGGGTTGATGTGGTGGCGGACCAGGAAAAGGTCGCCTCTGCATCGGGTTTATAAGCTTGCTCTTTTTTCAACTTACGGGCTTTTTTCGCCTCTGCGTCACGCTGCGCCATCAGCTTATCGATGTACTCTTTTTTCACCTGATTGGTTTCGGCGTTCGTCAGCGTGCGGCCATGTGCGATGCGGGCACGGTCGAGAAGCGTTTTCAGCTCGCGCTGCTCGGCTTCCGTCATGTCTTTCTGGGTCAAACGTGGTGTAGCCATTGCTGAAGCCTCCTGATGGGGAGGCTTCAGTGTAAAGCAAGCAGCGTAAATTAACCCTGCTTCACCGCATCTTTTTTCGTTTGTTCATTAATCGGTTTGCCTGACCAGTAGCCCGCCAGCAGCGAGCCGGAGAGGTTATGCCAGACGGAGAACAGCGCACCCGGCAGGGCCGCCAGCGGCGAGAAGTAGATTTTACCGAGCGCCGCCGCCAGGCCGGAGTTCTGCATCCCTACCTCGATTGCCAGCGTGCGGCAGGTCGATTCGTCGAAGCCAAACAGTTTCCCGCCCCAGTAGCCGCCCAGCAGGCCAATGGTGTTATGCAGCACCACCGCGACGATCACCACAAAGCCTACGGAGGCAATGTGTGAGGCGGAACCCGCCACCACGGCGCTGATGATGGCCAGAATACAGACCATCGAAAACGCGGGCAGGTACGGCTCAACGGCCTTCACCACGCGCGGGAAAAGATGGTGAATGACCAGCCCCAGCGCAATCGGGATCACCACGATTTGCAGAATACTGAGCAGCATGCCCATCACGTCCACCTGAATATGCGCGTCCACGTACAGGCGGGTTAACAGCGGCGTGGCAATCACGCCCACCAGCGTGGAAACGGAGGAGATGGTGACGGAGAGCGCCACGTCCCCTTTCGCCAGGTAGATCATCACGTTGGACGCTGTTCCGCTGGCCACGCTGCCGACCAGCACCATCCCGGCGGAGAGGTCGGGCGGCATCTTAAAGGCCATCGCCAGCAGCCACGCCGCAAGCGGCATCACCAGGTAGTGCAGGAAGATCCCTGCCGCGACGGGGGCAGGGCGAGACAGCACGCGTTTGAAGTCGTCGATTTTCAGATGCACGCCCATACCGAACATGATCAGCATTAGCAGCGTGGCGACCCACGGACCAATGCCCGTGAAGGTGGCGGGGGTGTAATACGCGAGTACGGAGAGCAGCAGCGCCCATAGCGGGAACAGCCGCGTGATGACGGATAACATATTGAATTCCTTGCAGTATTGTCGTGTTGTTTAGTTATGAAAAAGCCGGGTCTGTGCCCGGCTTATCGATATTGTTTAACGTGCTAACGAATTTTATTCAAATAAATTCTGATGAAGTTTCTGCACCACCTGCTCGGCCTGATCGGCAGGCACCAGGAAGCAGAGGTTGTAGCTGGACGCGCCGTAGCAGATCATGCGGATGCTGAACGGGTCGAGCACGCCGAATACCTCTTTACCCACGCCGCAGGCGCGAGACAGCTTGTTGCCGATGATGGCAACCAGCGCCAGGTCTTCTTCCACTTCCACACGGCACAGCTCAGACAGCTCAATCAGCAGCGACTGCGTCAGCAGCGTGTCGCCGGTGGAGGTAGAGCCGGTGGTGTCCAGCGTTAGCGCAATGCTCACTTCAGAGGTGGTGATCAGATCCACGGAGATATTGTGGCGCGCCAGAATGCCAAACACTTCCGCCAGGAAACCGCGGGAGTGCAGCATATTGTGGCTGTGCAGTGTGACCAGCGTCTGGCGACGGCGCAGGGCCAGGGCGCGGAACAGCGGTGGGTTTTCCGTTTTCTTGCAGACCAGCGTGCCGCCCGCTTTTGGATCTTTACTGGAACCCACGAAGACTGGAATATCGCTGCGTACGGCTGGCAGCAGGGTTGCTGGGTGCAGCACTTTCGCGCCGAAGGTGGCCATTTCTGCCGCTTCTTCAAAGGCGATCACATCAATACGTTTAGCCGCGGAAACAACGCGCGGGTCGGTGGTGTAAATGCCCGGAACGTCAGTCCAGATATCGACGCGCGTGGCATGCAGGGCTTCGCCAAGCAGCGCGGCGGTGTAGTCGCTGCCGCCGCGGCCCAGCGTGGTGGTACGGCCTTTCGCTTCACTGCCGATAAAGCCCTGGGTGATCACGATACCGTCTGCAAGGCGTGGCGCCAGCTGCTGATTGGTCAGTTCCGCCAGCGCCTCAACGTCCGGCTCGGCACGACCAAAGCGATCGCTGGTACGCATCACTTTACGCACGTCAAACCACTGCGCCTGAACGCTACGCTCGCGCATGATTTCAACAAACAGCAGGGTGGACATCAGCTCGCCGTGGCTAACCAGTTCGTCGGTCAGGGCGGTGGAGGTCGCCAGAGAAGCCGCTTCTGCCAGGGTGGTGATATTTTCCAGCAGACGTTCCACTTCCTCGCGGATGACGTTCGGGTTCTGCAGACGTTCAAGGATGTCGAACTGAATTTTGCGCAGTGCATCCAGCTTCACGAAACGTTCTGTCGCTTCCAGTCCTTCAGACAGAGAAACCAGCAGGTTCGTCACGCCAGCGGAGGCAGACAGCACCACCAGGCGGGTATTCGGATCGGCCAGCACCACATCGGCGCTGCGGTTCATGGCATCGTAATCGGCCACACTGGTGCCGCCAAATTTGGCGACCACAAAACTCGTCATAACAACCTCGTGTCAGGGAATGAATAAGCGACCTTGGCACAAGAGTGAAACGAAAACAGGTGCAGGCGCAAAATACGGCCCTATAAATAAAATGCGGGGGAGGTCCTGTCAATGCTGGGATTATGCGGATTTTTTATGGGGGGGTACCCCTGAGAAACAGGACTTATAACAGAGCCAGATTTTATGCTCCGTTTTAGGGGTTTTTGACCGACATTTCGCCGCCCCGGGGGGCGCTTCAGCAGCTATACTTTTCGGGTCTTTTCACCTGTGTTTGATGCAGGCCAGGGCAATGGCATAAAAACCATCACAATTTTTATTTGCAGGCGCTACAATCGACCGCAGTCACAATTCTCAAATCAGAAGAGTATTGCTAATGAAAAACATCAACCCAACGCAGACCGCTGCCTGGCAGGCACTCCAGAAACATTATGATGAAATGAAAGACGTCACCATCGCGGATCTGTTCGCGAAAGATGCCGATCGTTTCAACAAGTTCTCCGCGACCTTCGACGACCTGATGCTGGTGGATTTCTCTAAAAACCGTATTACCGAAGAGACGCTGGCCAAACTGCAGGATCTGGCGAAAGAAACCGAGCTGGCGGACGCCATCAAATCCATGTTCTCCGGCGAGAAGATCAACCGCACCGAAGACCGTGCCGTGCTGCACGTGGCTCTGCGTAACCGTAGCAATACGCCAATCATCGTTGACGGCAAAGACGTCATGCCGGAAGTGAACGCGGTGCTGGAAAAGATGAAAACCTTCTCCGAAGCAATCATCTCCGGCAGCTGGAAAGGCTACACCGGCAAAGCGATCACCGACGTGGTAAACATCGGTATCGGCGGTTCTGATCTCGGCCCGTTCATGGTGACCGAAGCGCTGCGTCCGTACAAAAACCACCTCAATATGCACTTTGTGTCTAACGTCGATGGTACCCACATCGCCGAAGTGCTGAAGAACGTGAACCCGGAAACCACCCTGTTCCTGGTTGCGTCTAAAACCTTCACCACTCAGGAAACTATGACCAACGCCCACAGCGCGCGCGACTGGTTCCTGAAAACCGCGGGCGACAACAAGCACGTGGCGAAACACTTCGCGGCGCTGTCTACCAACGGTAAAGCCGTCAGCGAGTTTGGCATTGATACCGCGAACATGTTCGAGTTCTGGGACTGGGTTGGCGGCCGCTACTCCCTGTGGTCGGCGATTGGTCTGTCTATCATCCTGTCCGTGGGCTTCGACAACTTTGTTGAGCTGCTCTCCGGCGCGCACGCGATGGATAAACACTTCTCCACTACCGCGCCAGAGAAAAACCTGCCGGTGCTGCTGGCGCTGATCGGTATCTGGTACAACAACTTCTTTGGCGCTGAAACCGAAGCGATCCTGCCGTACGACCAGTATATGCACCGCTTCGCTGCTTACTTCCAGCAGGGCAACATGGAATCCAACGGTAAGTATGTTGACCGTAACGGCAACGCGGTGGATTACCAGACTGGCCCAATTATCTGGGGCGAGCCGGGCACCAACGGTCAGCATGCCTTCTACCAGCTGATCCACCAGGGCACCAAAATGGTACCGTGCGATTTCATCGCCCCGGCTATCACCCATAACCCGCTGTCTGACCACCATCCGAAGCTGCTGTCGAACTTCTTCGCCCAGACCGAAGCGCTGGCGTTCGGTAAATCCCGCGAGGTGGTTGAGCAGGAATACCGTGACCAGGGTAAAGATCCGGCAACCCTGGATCACGTGGTACCGTTCAAAGTGTTCGAAGGCAACCGCCCAACCAACTCCATCCTGCTGCGCGAAATCACGCCGTTCAGCCTGGGTGCGCTGATTGCCTTGTACGAGCACAAAATCTTCACGCAGGGCGCCATCCTGAACATCTTCACTTTTGACCAGTGGGGCGTTGAGCTGGGCAAACAGCTGGCAAACCGTATTCTGCCAGAGCTGGGTGATGATAAAGCGATTGCCAGCCATGACAGCTCGACAAATGGTTTGATCAACCGTTATAAAGCATGGCGTGCGTAATTAAAACGTCATGAAAATGTGCCGGCTTAATGCCGGCATTTTTTTATCGGATAATTCCTGATGTCTGTTAGTTAACTCAAATTCTGGATCTGAGTTTAATCCGAAAAAGACGCTTAACCCGTTAATTGCTGCGGTTTATTTTAAGAAAATACGCAGAAGTTAGTTAATGTCATTATATTATAACTAATTGATTTATATTGATTATATATTTATTTTGTTTGCCTTTCATTTCGATTCTATCCATTTATCCGAAAACCCTCCCCCTATTTCCCCGTACGGCAAACCCACGGCAGGAGTTGTGTATACTCGATTCCGCCTGAAATTCTTTTCGGGCAAATCTCCATTCATTCATTGAAGGGAAATTGTTATGAAGAAAGTACTGTATGGCATTTTTGCCATATCTGCGCTTGCGGCGACATCTGTTTATGCAGCTCCGGTTCAGGTCGGGGAAGCGGCAGGTTCGGCTGCGACGTCTGCGTCTGCGGGAAGTTCTACCGCAGCCAGCGCCAGCACCGTAAGTTCAGCCGTGGGTGTCGCGCTGGCGGCAACCGGTGGCGGTGATGGCTCCAACACCGGAACCACGACCACCACGACAACCAGCACCCAGTAATAGCGGGTGTTTTAATCATAACCACACTTCGGTGTGGTTATTTCGCCCCTTCGGAGAAGAGTCGTGAAGCGACCTGCAATCATTCTGATTTGCCTGCTGCTGCAGGCGTGCTCGGCCACCACTAAAGGGCTGGGAAACTCACTGTGGGAAAGCATGTTCGGCACACCGGGCGTGCATCTGACCGATGACGAACTGCAAAACATGCCGTATGCCAGTCAGTACATGCAGCTTAACGATGGCCCGCAGCTGTTTGTGGTGCTCGCTTTCGATGAAAACGGGCAGCAGAAATGGGTGACGCAGGATCAGGCCACCATCGTGACGCAGCATGGCCGTATCGTGAAAACCCTGTTGGGCGGCGACAACCTGCTGGAGGTGAATAATCTCGCCGAAGACCCGCTCATCAAGCCGAACCAGATCGCTGACGGCGCAGGCTGGACGCGCACGATGGGCTGGACCGAACATAAACAGGTGCGTTACGCCACGGCACGCTCGACCTTCCGCTGGGACGGCACCGATAGCGTCAGCGTGGGCAGCGACGAAACCCGTGTCCGCGTGCTGGATGAAGAAGTCACCACCGATCAGGCCACCTGGCACAACCGATTCTGGGTCGACGAGGAAGGGCAGATCCGCCAGTCCTTACAGTATCTCGGTGCCGGATTCTTCCCGGTGAAAACCACCCTGATCAAGGCGGCGAAATCATGAAAACGCTCATCCACGTTGCGCTTCTCGCCAGCCTTGCCGCACCGCTGGCATGGTCCGCAGGGACTGTAAAGGTCTACACGCCGGACAGTGAAAAACCTAAAACCTTAACCCACGCTGAGCATCTGCTCGATCTCGTCGGGCAGCCGAGGCTCGCCAACAGCTGGTGGCCGGGCGCGGTGATCGCTGAACGGCAGAAGACCGCTGAGGCGGAACAACAGCACAAGGCGCTCCTTGCCAGGCTGACGGGATTAGCGGAGCAGGAAGATGGTGACGACGCGGCAGCCATTAACAGCGTCCGTCAGCAGCTGCAGGCGCTGAAGGTGACGGGTCGTCAGCTGGTAAATCTTGATCCCGATGTCGTGCGCGTTACGGAAAAGGGCAACCCCACGCTTGAAGGGGAATATACGCTCTGGCTGCCGGCGAAGCCGACAACCGTGACCGTAATGGGGCTTATCAGCAGCCCGGGTGAAAAGCCCTTTACGCCCGGTCGTGACGTGGCGAGCTACCTCGACGAACAGAGCCTGCTGAGCGGTGCCGATAACAGCTACGCCTGGGTGGTTTACCCTGACGGGCACACACAAAAAGCCCCCGTCGCTTACTGGAATAAACGGCATATCGAACCTATGCCAGGCAGCATCATTTTTGTCGGTTTTGCCGACCATTTCTGGACGAAGGCGTATGACGGGCTTAACGCCGATATCCTTCACTCCCTGATTCAGCGGATACCGGAATAATGAAAAGAACCTATCTCTACAGCATGCTGGCGCTCTGCGTGAGTGCGGCCTGCCATGCAGAAACGTATCCGGCACCCATTGGCCCGTCTCAGTCAGACTTCGGCGGCGTCGGTTTGCTGCAAACGCCCACCGCGCGGATGGCGCGAGAAGGGGAAATTAGCCTCAACTACCGTGATAACGACCAGTACCGCTATTACTCCGCGTCCGTCCAGCTGTTCCCGTGGCTCGAAACCACGCTGCGCTATACCGACGTGCGTACCAAACAATACAGCAGCGTCGATGCGTTCTCCGGCGATCAAACCTACAAAGATAAAGCCTTCGACGTGAAGCTACGCCTGTGGGAAGAGAGCTACTGGATGCCGCAGGTGTCCGTGGGCGCCAAAGATATTGGCGGTACCGGTCTGTTTGATGCGGAATATATCGTGGCCAGCAAAGCCTGGGGCCCGTTCGACTTCTCGCTCGGCCTGGGATGGGGTTATCTGGGCACCAGCGGTAACGTGAAAAACCCGTTTTGCTCCTACAGCGATAAATACTGCTACCGCGATAACAGCTACAAAAAAGCCGGTTCCATCAACGGTGACCAGATGTTCCACGGCCCCGCCTCGCTGTTTGGCGGTGTAGAGTATCAAACGCCCTGGCAGCCATTACGCCTGAAGCTGGAGTATGAAGGGAATGACTACTCGCAGGACTTCGCCGGGAAGATTGAACAGAAGAGCAAGTTTAACGTCGGCGCCATTTATCGCGTCACCGACTGGGCGGACGTTAACCTCAGCTACGAGCGCGGTAATACGGTGATGTTTGGCTTCACGCTGCGCACCAACTTTAACGACATGCGGCCACACTACAATGATAACGCGCGTCCTGCATACCAGCCGGAGCCGCAGGACGCGATTCTGCAGCACTCCGTGGTGGCAAACCAGCTGACGCTGCTGAAATACAATGCCGGCCTGGCGGATCCGAAGATTCAGACCAGGGGCGACACGCTTTACGTCACCGGCGAGCAGGTGAAATACCGCGATTCGCGCGAAGGGATCGAACGCGCCAACCGGATCGTGATGAACGATCTGCCGGAGGGGATCCGCACGATCCGCGTAACGGAAAACCGCCTCAACCTGCCGCAGGTCACAACCGAAACGGACGTTGCCAGCCTCAAGCGCCATCTTGAAGGCGAACCGCTTGGACATGAAACCGAGCTGGTGCAAAAACGCGTAGAGCCGATCGTGCCGGAGACCACCGAGCAGGGCTGGTATATCGACAAATCGCGCTTCGATTTCCATATCGATCCGGTGCTGAACCAGTCCGTCGGCGGTCCTGAAAACTTCTACATGTATCAGCTGGGCGTCATGGCGACGGCGGATCTGTGGCTCACCGACCACCTGCTGACCACCGGCAGCCTGTTCGGCAATATCGCCAACAACTACGACAAGTTCAACTACACCAACCCGCCAAAAGACTCGACGCTGCCGCGCGTGCGTACCCGCGTGCGTGAGTACGTGCAGAACGATGCCTACGTGAATAACCTGCAGGCCAACTACTTCCAGTACTTCGGCAACGGCTTCTACGGCCAGGTATACGGTGGATATCTGGAAACCATGTACGGCGGCGCGGGGGCGGAAGTGCTTTATCGTCCTGTCGACAGCAACTGGGCGTTTGGTGTTGACGCTAACTACGTCAAGCAGCGTGACTGGCGCAGCGCGCAGGACATGATGAAGTTCACCGACTACAGCGTCAAAACGGGCCATCTGACCGCCTACTGGACGCCGTCGTTCGCACCTGACGTGCTGGTGAAAGCCAGCGTCGGCCAGTACCTGGCGGGCGATAAGGGCGGTACGCTGGATATCTCCAAACACTTCGACAGCGGCGTCGTGGTGGGCGGCTACGCCACCATCACTAACGTTTCGCCAGACGAGTACGGGGAAGGGGACTTTACCAAAGGGGTCTATGTGTCGATTCCGCTGGATCTGTTCTCGTCAGGCCCAACCCGCAGCCGCGCGGCGGTTGGCTGGACGCCGCTGACGCGTGACGGGGGCCAACAGCTTGGGCGTAAGTTCCAGCTGTATGACATGACGAGCGATAAGAACATTAACTTCCGCTGATGCTTCACGCCGGGCGGCACTGCGTTTGCCCGGCCTACAGTTTTTGTAGGCCCGGTAAGCGCAGCGCCACCGGGCGAACTACAAGCGTCGCAGAAGCCTTGCCGGGTTCCCGGCATAGACACCTTTCTCGACGATCGATTTCGTCACCACGCTTCCCGCCCCAATCACCGCTCCGTCGCAAATGGAGACCGCCAGAATGGTGGCACCGCTGCCAATCGACACATCATTCCCGATGGTAATGTGGCCCCAGCTGGTCCGGTCGGCGTTCGGTTTCCCCTCACGAAACATATCGTTGGCAAACATCACGCCATGGCCAACAAAGCAACGCTCACCAATGGTCACATACTCACAGATGAAGGTGTGCGACTGAATTTTGCTGTCGTCACCGATGCGCGAATTACCCTGGATTTCAACAAACGGGCCGACGAATACGCCGTTGCCCAGTACACAGTCGTAAAGATTAGCGGGTTCATATACGGTCACATTGTCGCCGCACGTCACGTTGCGAACCCCGGTTGGTTTACGATCCATCGGTTATCTCCGTACATAAAACATAATTAAAAAATATAGATCCCCGTCACATTTTTGCGTTATACAGGAACCTCGCCCTGGAGAATGAGGTGCTGTATGACATCCCTGACTCGCCCGCGCGTTGAGTTTATCTCAACTATCCTCCAGACCGTGCTGAACCTCGGTCTGTTGAGCCTTGGCCTGATACTGGTCGTCTTTTTGGGTAAAGAGACGGTGCATCTGGCGGATGTGCTGTTTGCCCCTGAACAAACCAGCAAGTATGCGCTGGTGGAAGGACTGGTGGTCTACTTTCTCTACTTTGAATTTATCGCCCTGATTGTGAAGTATTTTCAGTCCGGCTTTCACTTCCCGCTGCGTTATTTTGTCTACATTGGGATCACCGCGATTGTGCGGCTGATCATCGTCGATCATAAATCCCCGCTCGACGTGCTGATCTACTCGGCGGCGATCCTGCTGCTGGTGATCACCCTCTGGCTGTGTAACTCGAAGCGGCTGAAACGCGAATAAAAAAATGGCGCTCCGAAGAGCGCCTAACAACAGTCACAAGTTGGGTCAATACAATACGTCTAAAGTTGAGGGTTGCAGTGGCATAACAGATGAGACTTAACCTTTCACACCGCCCGCCGTCAGGCCGTTGACCAGCCAGCGCTGCGCCAGCAGGAACACCACGGTAATCGGGATGGCGGAAAGTACGGCCGCCGCGGCAAAGTCGCCCCACAGGTAGTTTTGCGGGTTGAGGTATTGCTGCATACCTACGGCCAGGGTGTAGCTGTTCACATCACGCAGTAACAGTGAGGCAACCGGTACTTCGGTGATCGCAGCGATAAACGACAGGATAAATACTACCGCCAGAATCGGCACCGACAGCGGCAGCAGCACCAGGCGGAACGCCTGCCACGGGGTAGCCCCATCCAGCGCCGCCGCTTCTTCCAGCGAGCCGTCGATAGTTTCGAAATAGCCTTTAATGGTCCACACATGCAGTGCGATACCGCCAAGATAGGCGAAGATCACGCCGCCGTGGGTGTTCAGGCCGATAAACGGTACGTACTGGCCCAGACGGTCAAACAAGGCATACAGCGCAACCAGCGACAGCACCGCCGGGAACATCTGGAAAATCAGCATCCCTTTCAGCAGCGTCGCTTTACCCGGGAAACGCATGCGGGCAAAGGCGTAAGCGCAGGTGGTGGACAGTGCCACGATACCAATGGCGGTAATGCCCGCGATTTTCACCGAGTTCCACAGCCACAGCAGGACCGGGAACGGCGGCGGCGTGACGCGGCCATCCGCGTGTTCCACGCTGAAGCCCAGCGCGAGCTTCCAGTGCTCCCAGGATATTTCGTCCGGGAT from Enterobacter sp. JBIWA008 carries:
- the malG gene encoding maltose ABC transporter permease MalG, whose protein sequence is MAMVQPKSQKLRLLATHLGLLIFIAAIMFPLLMVIAISLRSGNFATGSLIPDEISWEHWKLALGFSVEHADGRVTPPPFPVLLWLWNSVKIAGITAIGIVALSTTCAYAFARMRFPGKATLLKGMLIFQMFPAVLSLVALYALFDRLGQYVPFIGLNTHGGVIFAYLGGIALHVWTIKGYFETIDGSLEEAAALDGATPWQAFRLVLLPLSVPILAVVFILSFIAAITEVPVASLLLRDVNSYTLAVGMQQYLNPQNYLWGDFAAAAVLSAIPITVVFLLAQRWLVNGLTAGGVKG